From a single Paenibacillus sp. FSL R5-0345 genomic region:
- a CDS encoding S-layer homology domain-containing protein, whose amino-acid sequence MSLKFERVKKRTSLALVVLLLLSMIPQGLLLPKVAGAPSAHVVISQVFGGGGNNGAPYTYDFIELYNPTDFDVDLNDYAVQYASKAGAFTAATSGTVSMTPLTGKVIKSHGFLLIQEAKGANTPADLPVLADVIGNINLSGTEGKVALTSKQAAISGVSDPSVVDFLGFGAANESEGTKLSALSNSTSAQRKSEDGSNTGPGKGAGLDTDNNSTDFVVGPVLAPRNSATPAIVITKSAQPLGQNIQFTNEGTVGMVTGNIASVTADTYVSLYLNDPSTGTVAVTNAVYADASGAFNNLTFDNTGGSTQVYLTAKDLDKAASSPVVIHLAAASAALNPDKLNYYLDSTGGGRIVGAAGAAVPNSTIYSYNSSTNGNRYSNTADGKDYVVAGADGSFTFTFTGGMDDVYVSQLTVTSNGRNLEGPRTVVTKEDTSVITPISTIHTNDSNGKSDKINQVFTIQGVVIGNNELTASNTFYMQDATGGIAVFGTLPTGVTVTQGDLVTVTGAIQFYNGLTEITPTKVVKNGKASIPIPTESTLLDLINYTKAEPLEGTLVQFTGKITNIPAMAGNGYNITVAETVTNKTITVRVTTASGIDVAAKLEKDLTYTFTGIFSQYVSGTTFKSGYQVFPRSIEDVKEVKELALTHQAITQAYVNADIQFAAKAKNADSVMIHYRTIGGVYASLPMNSADGSSYTAHLNSSFVASGNSFEYYVEAKMGEVTKQSGTPDAPFKVSVVEDTFAPEFFEETPMSGTKIEDRQPVISVKYDEPSGLDASTLVVKLDGNTVPASISGDTIMITNSSELAISDHTVVVNVSDNKHNAGTYKWTFTITPIFTGGNHYRGTTHNHTNISHDAAGTPEDALKAAEAHNYDFFAFSDHSHDIDAALVGTDTVDHKGQPERTGGEDWKLTKDLAKQYTKNDSFVVFPAFEMTSTTWGHSNVFGTDNFIDRKQNSGQYQDLSKYYAWVLTYDDIVAQFNHPDMSANAFNNFAPYDKNVDKLFTMFEVGNGSGHYGYANAESKYFKALDLGWHVAPTYGEDNHDGTWGQTNARTVIVSDDLSQESLLQSMRNMRVYMSEDPNFTLDVLANGSYMGATVKGNTLNFSIAGKDDVAEDKSKPEYSYLSSSYKSDDRVAKVELITNGNKIIQTTKPMTKDFTWSPSVEVTGGQQWFVVKVTQMDGEQIYSAPIWSQDVTTDIKISGINIVGNSLVSGSPTTMEAGLTNLGSQDLSNLNVRFYYDVVDTTHLINGVVVPSVLSKGTATAQVLWSNPIQGNHKLIAVVDTPPGDSPEDNQFELDVTIKAALGIKVMIDASHKNENTSTDGGTYKDNLKSFTTQLRQEGYTVVENTGAITAATLTDVKVLMFTHPSAAVTDAESAVIADFVTHGGSLFLTEKSNNGSSKPTISNELLQKIGSTIQVSNDGIFDTSPEGNFWSQPVGTNTYTVRLHPGLVKNYITDRALTVEYYSGASLEKVGHLPLVDTDKVTILVKGNETTYQDKIAAGGNVYDIVDDGVGGSSIPAIASEEVGEGRIIVSGMNFVNDKQLDESYNPKGNNELGLNSINWLAHRDTKIDTIASLKTLPEGAAGVVEGTVVTGSDIFFDAFYVQDATGGIMAFKEVPEKSLVEGDTVRIYGKTKLFENNYELEFDSFAMDVIKTGHTDPVQPLVVTTSQANLENNQGLLVKVKGKIISQFDENSYVIDDGSGPILVFADGYIVKQSGPVPVLAVGDTLVAVGVTGKNTEGTRIRVRNTKELAKGTEDPTPTATVSPEPTESPVVTPIPTATPTPTPIATPTPTATSTATPTPTATSTATPTATSTPTATPTATSTATPTPAPVVTPSPTADPTPPVSVSTATPTPKPTVTPVSTDHSAQLDNGKISVTTEVGKDGVTYDKVSVDANALTKALQAHAQAVLELQVSANPIKIELPLQAFAPTDGSRQGSSLMIQSNGYFYNLPSSVIPSAELISSLGVDIKDITITIVISKVDNQQAGLINQAASQKNGSLLSPAFKFEITAEGNGKTVKINNFGATYVSRGITLDTALDPRVSSGVRFDEASGELVFVPTYFTVTGNKTLADMKRNGNSIYTLIHSEVTFNDIKGHWAQSDIELLASKLIVKGETSTRFAPGQQITRAEFAALLVRSLGLDAQGTAVKFKDVKVSDWFYGAVAAATDAKIINGFEDNSFHPLAPISREEMAVMTLRALTYAGYTSSASNPSNVLASYKDKGSIGSWAEASVSELIANQVMNGMTETTFAPKALASRAQAVKILKQSLQSIKFIN is encoded by the coding sequence TAGGCTTCGGTGCAGCCAATGAGTCAGAAGGAACTAAATTATCTGCTCTAAGCAATTCAACTAGTGCACAACGGAAATCAGAGGATGGAAGTAACACTGGACCAGGTAAAGGTGCTGGGTTAGATACAGATAACAACAGCACGGATTTCGTTGTGGGCCCCGTACTTGCTCCAAGAAACTCTGCTACACCAGCTATTGTGATTACCAAAAGTGCACAGCCTCTTGGGCAGAATATTCAATTCACTAATGAAGGTACAGTAGGTATGGTTACAGGAAATATTGCTTCCGTTACAGCGGACACCTATGTTTCCTTGTATCTAAATGATCCAAGTACCGGTACAGTTGCAGTTACGAATGCTGTTTATGCAGATGCGTCAGGGGCATTTAACAATTTAACCTTTGATAATACTGGCGGCAGTACGCAAGTATACCTTACAGCAAAGGATCTGGATAAAGCAGCAAGTAGCCCTGTTGTTATTCATTTAGCTGCGGCTAGTGCTGCGCTCAATCCGGATAAGCTTAACTATTATCTGGATTCAACTGGTGGAGGTAGAATTGTAGGTGCTGCAGGAGCTGCTGTTCCTAACTCAACAATCTACAGCTACAATAGCTCCACAAATGGAAACAGATACTCCAATACAGCGGATGGAAAAGATTATGTTGTTGCTGGAGCAGATGGATCGTTCACATTTACTTTTACAGGTGGTATGGATGATGTTTATGTATCACAGTTGACCGTAACCTCTAATGGTAGAAACTTGGAGGGCCCTCGAACTGTAGTTACTAAAGAAGACACATCGGTTATTACACCAATCAGCACGATACACACAAATGATAGTAACGGTAAATCGGATAAAATTAATCAAGTGTTTACGATTCAGGGTGTGGTTATAGGTAATAATGAATTGACCGCAAGTAACACCTTCTATATGCAAGATGCTACAGGAGGAATCGCTGTCTTTGGAACCCTTCCAACAGGGGTTACAGTTACACAAGGTGATTTAGTTACGGTTACAGGTGCGATTCAATTCTATAACGGCCTAACTGAAATAACTCCAACGAAAGTTGTGAAGAATGGAAAGGCCTCAATTCCTATCCCTACAGAATCTACTTTGTTAGATTTAATCAATTACACAAAGGCAGAACCACTGGAAGGTACATTAGTACAATTCACAGGAAAAATAACGAATATTCCAGCGATGGCTGGTAATGGATATAACATCACCGTTGCAGAAACTGTAACGAACAAAACGATTACGGTTCGTGTTACTACAGCTAGTGGAATAGATGTTGCAGCGAAGCTAGAGAAGGATTTGACCTACACATTTACTGGAATATTCAGTCAGTATGTGTCAGGGACTACTTTTAAAAGTGGATACCAGGTATTTCCTAGGTCCATCGAAGATGTTAAGGAAGTCAAAGAGCTTGCACTTACACATCAAGCAATTACACAGGCTTATGTTAATGCAGATATTCAATTTGCCGCTAAAGCTAAAAATGCTGATTCTGTAATGATTCACTACAGAACCATTGGCGGAGTATATGCTTCACTACCTATGAATTCTGCGGATGGCAGCAGCTACACAGCGCATTTGAATTCTAGCTTTGTTGCTTCAGGTAATAGCTTTGAGTATTACGTAGAAGCTAAGATGGGAGAAGTTACTAAGCAGTCGGGTACACCGGATGCACCCTTTAAAGTTTCTGTAGTTGAGGATACATTTGCACCTGAGTTTTTCGAAGAGACTCCAATGTCAGGTACGAAGATTGAAGATAGACAACCAGTTATTTCCGTAAAATATGATGAACCAAGCGGTCTGGATGCCTCCACTTTAGTGGTCAAGCTGGATGGAAATACTGTTCCGGCCAGCATTAGCGGAGATACTATCATGATTACTAATAGTAGTGAACTCGCGATTAGTGATCATACGGTTGTCGTGAATGTTAGTGATAACAAGCATAATGCGGGAACGTATAAGTGGACTTTTACAATTACACCTATCTTTACAGGCGGTAACCATTATCGTGGAACCACTCATAATCACACGAATATTTCACATGATGCTGCGGGTACTCCTGAAGACGCTTTGAAGGCAGCCGAAGCGCATAACTATGATTTCTTCGCTTTTTCAGACCATTCGCATGATATTGATGCGGCATTGGTAGGTACGGATACCGTTGATCATAAAGGTCAACCGGAACGTACGGGCGGAGAAGACTGGAAATTAACGAAGGATCTAGCGAAGCAATACACTAAGAATGATAGCTTTGTTGTATTCCCAGCGTTTGAAATGACTTCAACAACCTGGGGTCACTCCAACGTATTTGGAACCGATAATTTCATTGATCGTAAGCAGAATTCAGGTCAATATCAAGATTTGAGTAAGTATTATGCATGGGTTTTGACGTATGACGATATCGTGGCCCAGTTTAATCATCCCGATATGTCAGCGAATGCGTTTAATAACTTCGCGCCATATGATAAAAATGTTGATAAATTGTTCACCATGTTTGAAGTAGGGAATGGATCAGGTCACTATGGTTATGCAAATGCGGAGAGTAAATACTTCAAAGCATTGGATCTGGGATGGCATGTAGCCCCGACTTATGGTGAAGATAACCATGATGGCACATGGGGTCAGACCAATGCAAGAACAGTAATCGTATCCGATGATTTGTCGCAGGAATCATTGCTTCAGTCGATGCGCAATATGCGTGTATACATGAGTGAGGATCCAAACTTTACATTAGATGTTCTTGCGAATGGCAGTTACATGGGTGCAACTGTAAAGGGAAATACCCTTAATTTCTCCATCGCGGGGAAAGATGATGTTGCAGAAGATAAGAGCAAGCCTGAATATAGTTATCTCAGCAGTTCGTATAAATCAGACGATCGTGTTGCAAAGGTAGAATTGATCACTAATGGCAACAAAATTATCCAAACAACAAAACCAATGACTAAAGATTTCACTTGGAGTCCTTCTGTTGAAGTAACAGGCGGTCAACAATGGTTCGTTGTGAAGGTAACACAAATGGACGGAGAGCAAATTTATTCCGCTCCAATCTGGTCACAAGATGTAACTACAGATATTAAGATTAGCGGTATTAATATTGTAGGCAACAGCTTGGTTTCCGGTAGCCCGACTACCATGGAAGCGGGATTAACTAACCTTGGATCACAGGATCTAAGTAATCTTAATGTTCGTTTCTATTATGACGTTGTTGATACGACTCATTTAATCAATGGTGTTGTAGTGCCTTCTGTATTGTCCAAAGGTACAGCAACAGCACAAGTGTTATGGTCTAATCCTATTCAAGGCAATCATAAATTAATTGCAGTCGTTGATACCCCACCAGGTGACTCACCAGAGGATAATCAATTCGAGCTTGATGTTACGATTAAGGCTGCTTTAGGGATTAAGGTCATGATCGATGCCTCGCATAAGAATGAGAATACATCCACTGATGGCGGTACGTATAAGGATAATTTAAAAAGCTTCACCACGCAGCTTCGCCAGGAAGGCTACACTGTCGTTGAGAATACTGGTGCCATTACTGCTGCAACGTTAACGGACGTTAAAGTGCTAATGTTTACGCATCCTTCGGCTGCTGTTACAGATGCTGAAAGTGCAGTAATTGCTGATTTTGTAACGCATGGAGGTTCGTTGTTCTTAACGGAGAAAAGTAATAACGGTAGCTCAAAACCTACGATTAGTAATGAGTTATTACAGAAGATAGGATCTACGATCCAGGTGAGTAATGACGGTATTTTTGATACAAGTCCTGAGGGTAACTTCTGGTCTCAACCTGTGGGAACGAATACGTATACGGTTCGGCTACATCCAGGGTTAGTGAAAAACTATATTACGGACCGTGCATTGACGGTTGAGTATTATAGTGGAGCTAGCTTGGAGAAGGTGGGACATCTTCCACTAGTAGATACGGATAAAGTTACGATTCTTGTAAAAGGAAATGAAACGACATATCAAGATAAAATCGCTGCGGGCGGTAATGTGTATGATATTGTCGATGATGGTGTTGGAGGCTCTTCAATTCCTGCCATTGCTTCAGAAGAAGTAGGGGAAGGGCGAATTATTGTATCCGGTATGAACTTTGTGAATGATAAGCAGTTGGATGAATCCTATAATCCTAAAGGCAACAATGAACTTGGATTGAATTCTATCAATTGGCTAGCTCACAGAGACACGAAGATCGACACGATTGCTAGTCTTAAAACACTACCGGAGGGAGCAGCTGGTGTAGTGGAGGGGACAGTCGTTACTGGCTCAGATATTTTCTTCGATGCGTTCTATGTTCAAGATGCTACAGGGGGAATTATGGCCTTTAAAGAAGTCCCAGAGAAAAGTTTGGTTGAAGGGGATACAGTCAGAATCTATGGTAAGACGAAGCTGTTCGAGAATAACTATGAACTTGAATTTGATTCGTTCGCAATGGATGTAATTAAGACTGGACATACTGACCCGGTTCAGCCATTAGTAGTGACTACTTCACAAGCTAACTTGGAAAATAACCAAGGACTGTTAGTGAAGGTGAAAGGTAAGATTATTTCTCAGTTTGATGAGAACTCCTACGTTATTGATGATGGATCTGGCCCAATTCTGGTCTTTGCAGATGGATACATTGTGAAGCAAAGCGGCCCTGTTCCGGTACTGGCTGTTGGAGACACGTTGGTAGCCGTGGGGGTTACAGGCAAGAATACGGAAGGAACTCGTATCCGTGTACGGAACACGAAGGAACTGGCTAAAGGTACAGAAGATCCAACACCTACGGCAACAGTATCGCCAGAACCAACGGAATCACCGGTTGTGACGCCGATACCGACAGCAACGCCGACACCGACACCGATAGCAACGCCGACGCCGACAGCAACATCGACGGCAACACCGACGCCGACAGCGACATCGACGGCAACACCGACAGCAACGTCGACACCGACAGCGACACCGACAGCAACATCGACGGCAACGCCGACACCTGCACCGGTGGTAACACCATCGCCAACAGCAGATCCGACACCACCAGTTTCAGTGTCGACGGCAACGCCGACCCCGAAACCGACGGTAACACCAGTATCAACGGATCATTCGGCACAATTGGATAATGGTAAGATATCCGTGACAACTGAAGTGGGTAAGGATGGCGTTACCTACGATAAAGTATCTGTCGATGCCAATGCGCTCACTAAAGCACTTCAAGCGCATGCGCAAGCGGTTCTAGAACTTCAGGTTTCCGCGAATCCTATTAAAATCGAGCTGCCATTACAGGCATTTGCACCAACGGACGGTTCTAGACAAGGCTCTAGCCTAATGATTCAAAGTAACGGCTACTTCTATAATCTTCCTTCTAGTGTGATTCCTTCGGCAGAGCTGATCAGTAGTCTAGGTGTGGATATAAAAGATATCACCATCACTATAGTGATTTCTAAAGTGGATAATCAACAAGCCGGTCTTATTAATCAAGCAGCCAGCCAAAAGAATGGCAGCTTGCTAAGTCCAGCATTTAAGTTTGAAATTACCGCTGAAGGTAATGGAAAGACGGTTAAGATTAATAACTTTGGTGCGACTTATGTGTCCAGAGGAATAACGCTGGATACAGCCCTTGATCCACGAGTGAGTTCCGGTGTCCGTTTTGATGAAGCAAGTGGAGAGCTTGTATTCGTGCCAACTTACTTTACAGTAACAGGCAACAAAACTTTGGCAGACATGAAACGTAACGGAAACAGCATCTACACGCTCATTCACTCTGAGGTTACCTTTAATGATATTAAAGGTCATTGGGCACAGAGCGATATCGAGCTTCTTGCTTCTAAATTAATTGTTAAGGGTGAAACCTCTACACGTTTTGCACCTGGGCAGCAAATTACAAGAGCGGAGTTCGCAGCTTTACTTGTACGGTCACTTGGGCTGGATGCTCAAGGCACAGCTGTGAAGTTCAAGGATGTGAAGGTAAGTGATTGGTTCTATGGCGCTGTTGCTGCGGCCACAGATGCGAAGATTATAAATGGGTTTGAAGATAACAGCTTCCACCCATTAGCACCGATCAGCCGTGAAGAAATGGCAGTGATGACGCTTCGTGCACTGACCTATGCAGGTTATACTTCATCTGCATCGAATCCAAGTAATGTTTTAGCTTCTTATAAAGATAAAGGATCTATTGGAAGCTGGGCTGAAGCATCTGTCTCTGAATTAATCGCTAACCAGGTTATGAATGGGATGACAGAGACTACCTTCGCTCCTAAAGCGTTGGCCTCTCGTGCACAAGCGGTTAAGATTCTTAAACAATCTTTACAATCCATTAAATTTATTAACTAA
- a CDS encoding GNAT family N-acetyltransferase — protein sequence MNNHAGFEPTKHDIFTIECKDILLREFRVEDLDEFHALTMQPEIIEFLPDWNVPKEQRRDWLINYEIKENQQFLQAVSADGNIGELRLRLGIILKETGEFIGWCCTGMKDELPAPNREIMYAISKDHRGNGYTTQAAKGLIGYLFEHTSTDVLNAIALVHNTPSNRVIQKCDFDLIDEITIENENYNYYQLSKQNGSTGDIH from the coding sequence ATGAATAACCATGCAGGTTTCGAGCCAACAAAACATGATATTTTTACAATTGAATGCAAAGATATCCTGTTACGAGAGTTTAGAGTGGAGGATTTAGACGAGTTTCACGCACTTACCATGCAGCCTGAAATCATAGAATTTCTGCCCGATTGGAATGTTCCTAAAGAACAACGGCGAGATTGGTTAATAAATTATGAAATAAAAGAAAACCAACAGTTTCTACAAGCAGTCTCAGCGGATGGAAACATCGGGGAGCTTCGTCTTCGTTTAGGCATTATTTTAAAAGAGACAGGAGAGTTTATTGGTTGGTGCTGTACAGGAATGAAGGATGAATTACCCGCTCCGAACAGAGAGATTATGTACGCCATATCTAAGGATCACCGTGGCAATGGATATACCACACAAGCTGCCAAGGGATTAATTGGATATTTGTTTGAGCACACATCTACCGATGTATTAAACGCTATTGCTCTGGTACACAATACACCCTCTAATAGAGTCATACAAAAATGTGACTTCGATTTAATTGATGAAATTACAATTGAAAATGAAAACTATAATTATTACCAGCTTTCTAAGCAAAATGGAAGTACAGGTGATATTCATTAA